A stretch of DNA from Triticum dicoccoides isolate Atlit2015 ecotype Zavitan chromosome 2A, WEW_v2.0, whole genome shotgun sequence:
ATAAAATGATAaaattcattcaaaaatttagtTTGACAAAATTGTGTTGCATAAGAAAAAACGGAAACAATTTATTCACAGAGTGGTACATGTGTGGTGTTGGGTCAAATGGTCTCTTATTTGAAGAAACAAAAAAATTATATGTAAAgatagcacggatcttgatgtaaactGGATAGCCTAGCAAGAAGATATAGCTATCTCATAGGATAGAAATTCCACACTCAGATATCAAATGGTGATATTGATATCATATTATCAATATTTataatatgtggccaccacatatttTAGACATGCCTTTTCTTCCATTGATTTTCAAACAATGTACTAAAAAAACTCTGTAAGAGAAAAGCCACAAAATTTTGTAAGAGTCATTTTATAAAGAGTTAAATACATCATGAGTGTCTAAACTTGTCCGTCGCGGTCGTTTAGTGCCTAAACTTGTAAAATACACAAAAATGGTGTTATAACTTGTCGCAAGGTGCATATACGGTGCCTCCATCCGTGTGCCACTGTATTTGCTCTCCGGGTGGCGTGATAACTGGCGGCTGGCCCACAGATCAGTGGATGAGCATTACCTGCACTGGGTGAAATGCATCCgatttttttttgcagaaaatctCGTGAGATTTAATTAAAGTCACAAATAAGCCATTGCTCTGTATGCTAACAACAGGAAGAAAATATACTGTGTCATTTAATTGGTTTCGACCCTGGGACCTCCAGGTTAAATAGCACGCACGCTAGACGCCAAGACTCTGCAATTTCCATTATAGTTTTTCAAGTTATTGTTTGGTTTTCACAATATATGTACAATTTCCAATATACAAATACAATAATTACAAATATGTGACTATTGTCTATTAAAATCTTTATTCTATTTTTATTATTTGTAGTTCGAAGAGGTAAACATAAACTGTTTGTAAAATTTATGTGGATTTCAAAAGTTCAACATATATTATAAAATATTGCGTAATTTTTTTGTATCTTCATTCAGGACCACAAGTACGGAGAATTATttcatatcttcattgtatttttaGAATACATAATTATTAAAAAATCAACAAAGTtgtattttaaaaattgttcaataCGTTTTAAAAATGATTCTGTAAAAACAATAAATTCTATAAATGGGTTAAAACATATTAAACGTGTTTGTAGAAATGCAAGAATAATTTTACACAATAATTATTTTAATACAtattgaacattttatgaaataGATGTTGTAATTTTTTTGAATGTGTGACGGGCATTTTTCAAATACACGTTTACAATTTCTTAATACAAGTGAGAAATGTTCCAAAAATATGTTGCTTTCGAGAAAAATGCACTAACACTTTTTAAGTTGATGGCAAGTAATATGTTGAGTTGTTCTCTTTTCTTCAAACGTGAGAATTTCTTAATAATTTTTTAAATTTTCTTTGAGTcaacctttttctttttttcctctttaTTATTTTGTCCGATATCCCTAATAAATAGTAGTGTATCTGGGTATTGCACAGATAACTGTTCTTGGTGATATCAATGCAGTTTGGCATATTTAAATAAAATATCAGAAGTTTTTGTGAAAGATATTTAAAGTACAAGGAATATTCTGTAAAACAACCAGCATACTCCTCTCACACGAATTGACATGTGGGTCGACGCCATCTTGGCACAACATTTTTTTTAACATGTGGGCTGTGCATATGCCCAGATACGGACTGAGGCACCGTATTTGAATGTTCGAACAAGTTACTGCACCAATTTATTgtattctactccctctgtaaactaatataaaaacatttagattactaaaatagtgatctaaacgctattatattagtttacggagggagtacaaatttaGGCATCAAAGTGATCGCATCGAACAAGTTGAGTCACTCGTGATGTATTTAACTCTTTTATAAAATTCTTCGCAAAAGAAAACTCTTTTATAAAATTTAAGTTTGAAGTCAGTGTCTCATGCATCATGCCAATCAGTCGTAGCACAGAGTAAAGCCAAACTCGCTTGTCATCATGGCATCATCATCCAAAGTCATCGTGGCATCATTATCCACTATAAACTGACGGAACCGGCTCCTCTACCGCGCAGTGAGCCAGTGAGCACGGTAAGGATGCTACAGTACCCCTGCCTTTGGGCACCTGTCAGCTGTTAGATGCAGTATAAATGTTCAGATCTCTTTGCTACAGTGCGTAAACAGTTCACATGTTACAAGAACGGAAACAGTGCATCTTGCTACGGTGCACGAACAGTGGTTTTGGCTGCAGTGCGCCTGCCGTGCCTTCTGCGTTTACACTGCCCCGGTGTACTGTAGCATCCCTGACGTGTCCACTGCACGGCAAAGGAGCCGGTTAGCTAACGTCTCCGATTCAAGCACAACTTGTGCTGCCGTATATTTTACAGACTATTACTACACATTGCATAATTGGTAGATACGGACAGCTCTCTACCACCAAACGTAGACAGATGACTTTTGCGAATTTACGCATAACTCAAATAGATAGATTTCTTGTGAGAGAACCAGTTCATAAGTGACtcgcatttttctgaatttattttaatAATTCAAATGGTTCCTTCAGTAAGAGTTCTGTTGACCGCAAGATGCCCGCggtgacttcatcaatctcaaAATGTTGTGACAGCTCAGTGTCCTCGGGGTGCTCATAGGATAGGGTGTGCGTGCGTGCATTCATGAGTGAGTGTATATAAGCATCTGTAATTGTACTATGTCCAAAAAAATAGATATATGACTTGTAATTAGCCCCCTAATGTTATCGAACATCAATATATTTTGGCCTATGCAAAATAAAGTGGATGCTTGTTTAAATTTATATACTACCCCTGTCTCAAAATGTCTGATGTTTTTGACACTATCACAGTGTTAAGTGTAAAAAATAATACCTTACATTTTAAaacaaaggaggtagtagattaaaaCTTGTTTCTTCTGAGAATAACATAATAGATCGAAACTTGTTACATGCAACTCTGGCCGACAAAAGATCAATTAGATAGCGGTGGCAATGCATCGTGACTTGATTACTTGTAGTTTTAtataaacagagtaatgcaattttGTTTTTGTAGGATATAATATAATGGATTGAAACTGTTACAAACAACTCTGGCCCACCAAAGATCAATTAGATGTTGATGGCAGTGCATTGTGCCTTATTTACCTCTTGTTTAATAACATTGTGAACCAAAATTTATTTTTTGCGAGGATTAATATAATACATTGAAACTTGTGACATGTAACCTAGACCGGCCGAAGGTCAATTAGATTAGATGCCAGTGGCAGAGTAGAGGTGCACCGGTAGGCGCGGCTCTGCATGGAGCACCAACGGCTTGGTTaggaataaatcatgctccgactcgcTGAGATCAATGGCTGCTACCCCCTGCGGCTTGCTCCAAGTAAACCCTTGGATTAGCCGCCCGAAGAGCATCATGCACATGTCCGTCCCTAGCGATGATGCGATGCACCCACGGCGGCCGGTGCTAAAGGAGATGAACCGCAATTCATTCTCAGTGAGCACCACATCGCCGCCTTCAGCCATATTAATGTGGCGCTCTGGTTTGAAGAGAAGTGGCTCCTCCCAGATGACCGGGTTTCGACCAAGCCCGATGCGGCTGAGGATGACGTGGCTGCCCTTGGGCACATGGTAGCCGGCAACAGTGGTGTCATCGAGCGCAATGTGCGGCAGATTGAAGGGGGCGACAGGGTGCAGCCGAAACGCCTCGCGGATGCACGCTTTGGCATAGTTGAGTTGCGGGATGTCTGATTCCTGCACCAGCCGTTCTCGACCCACCACCCGGTCCATCTCCTCCACCGCCTTTGCCATCACCTCCGGTGCATTCGCCATCTCCGCCAGCGCCCACTCCACCGCGTTCGACGGATTGTCGGTGGCCGCTAATATTATGTCCTACACCATCGTCCCAACACATTAATTTGGAAGCCTTTTTGTTTTGCATGTATGCCCTTGTATATATAAAGTGTGGATAACCAACCATCGAGTGCGCTTTGACCTCTTCGATGGTGAGCGCCGGCTTCCCCTGAGCGTCTTTGAGCGTGATGAGCACGTCGAGAAAGTCGTCGAGCTCCCTTCTCTCGCCGGACTTCCACTGCCTCCATCGCTCGTCGATGACTGTGTCATGGAGCCGGTTCACCGTCGCGTTCGCCTCCTTGACCACCTTCTCGTGGCCATCCAGGTCGAGGCCGCGCAGCCACGGGAGGTAGTCTGAGACGCAGAACGCGAAGAGGAGCCCGAGGGACGTAAACACGGCGTCCATGTGCTCCTCCTCCATCAGGCCCGGCCCACCGTCCGGCCGAGGCTCACCGAAATACCGCCGGCCGAAGGCTAGCCGGCGGATGACGTTGCCGCAGTAGTGCCTCGCCACGTGCCTCACGTCCACGCCAGACGCAGACCCGGTGGCGAGGGTGTGGACGTAGCGGCTGAGGTTGTCGGCCTCATCGGCGCGCCGGTCGTGGAGCCACCGGTGGCGGGACGGGCAGACGATCTCCGAGGTGAGCACGCGGCGCATCTTCTTCCACTGGTCGCCGAAGGGCGAGAGCACGGCGTCCTTGTACCCGCCGCTGATGGTGCCGGAGGCGAAGGTGAGCGGGCGGGAGGCGAAGTTGGCATCCTGCGTCCTGAGTACCTCGCGGGCGATGCTGGGGCAGGTGATGGCGATGACGTGCACGCTGCCGAGGCGGACGCAGGTGATGTCGGTGcccatgtcctccatcatccgaTGGATCCACCGGAATGCCGGCTTGCTGAGTAACATCTCGGGAAGGTTCCCCACTACCGGCCACGGCACCGGCCCTGGCGGGAGAGCCGGCGCCGACGCACCAACAATTCCGCTACGAGAACATGCGATCTTGCTCTTGGGACGCAGCACCAGCCTCCGTGGATCATGAGGGAGATGAATGCTAACACGAGCAGTGGCGCTAGCGCCTTGGCAGCTGCTGAGGAGATGAATGCCCATCTTCCCCGAAAGCTTTGCTTTTGCCTGCTTCCTAATGTAGCACCTCTTGTTGCCAAACGAGTTGAGCTTGGTGTGCTGCTATAGTTATGCATGAGTccctatatactccctctgtccgaacaaGTTTGTCTCAAACTTGTCTCTCaagtggatgtatctagcaccaaattagtgctagatacattTATTTAAGAAACAAACTTTTTCGGATGaagtcatctgactatagatggaaAGCATCCATCAGCCCACCTGTGCACCGTAGCATGAGAGGAAGCAGGACGTACAATTTGCCTCCTAGGACCTGCGTGAGAGGACATAACGAGCGCTAATTCTGGATGGTTCGCTTCCCGTTAATTACAGGTTTTTTTGCATTAATCACGTCCAATTACTTTCCTTTTTTTAAACCTACGTCTAATTAGTTTCCTAACAACTTCTGATTTGCCCCCAGCAAACAAATATAATTCTATTTTTGTAGATGCATTTTTTTGCAAGGAAACAATTACGGTTTTTTTTGCATTAATCACGTCTAATTAGTTTCCTTTTTCTTGAAGCTACGTCTAATTAGTTTCCTAACTTATGATTTGCTTCCAACAAATATATCTCTATTTTTGCAGATGCATTTTTGTGCAAGGAAACATCTTCTCTTTTTAGATTGAGATGTGCTTTCAATAAACAAATACACAAAATAATTATTTCCGTGGGAAGTCTGGATAGAAGCATTACTTTTTGTCAATGGAAGCACACTTTCGCGTTGCAAACATATTATTCGATCATAGAAGCATACTTTTACAGTCTTGCTaagtctcagtcgatgctatatcCATAAGATCTTACATTGAGATCCGTGCAAAAAAAtctagttttttctttttctctcttgcatgttatgtcacttgattgagacttggttaaatctcaATCGACTGAGACCTAGCGACACCCTTTCTTTTATTGATGGAAGCACCATTTCACGTTGCGATGCAATTGTGCTTCTGTTGAGAAGACTATTTGCTTCCATCATATTACAATTGTGCTTATGTTCAGAAGAATATTTGCTTTGAATATGTGTCTATCGAAAAGAATATTTGCTTCTATCGAAAATGAGATTCAATTCTCTCTAGTCAAAAATCGCATCCAATGTTCAGCTACATTTTTTTACAATCATGCAAATTTTTATTTCCATCCACTAGAATTCAATAGAACATAAAGTTGCATCGGGCAAACATAAAAATTCTGCTTCTATATTTGATTACTTATATTTCCAAGGAAATGAAAAATTACAATCACAATTTAGAGTGAGCCTGAACCAGTTCAAGCAACATCTTTCCGAGCTTCTTCTGGTTGAATTCACCCTCTCCCCTATTGTAGCTCCGATGATGTTCAGCAGGTGCCGCCGTGAACTGCACTTCAGCTGCCGCATACCACCAAACATAGCCTCCACTGGAAATACAGAAAGGGTACGATGTCTTCTCAAGATAGTTGTATGGAAGCAAGATAATAGAAATAAGAAAGTTTATTCGTTGAACAAGCTATTTGTTGAACACGGCACGAGAAATTGCAGGAAGCATTAAATTATGGGAACCCAACATAACATATCTTTGTATGAAGCAGAGATCATTGATAATATATAATAAACTGTTTGGCACAAACAAGAGGATGCGTCTCTTATGTCGCCAACATACAAATTGAACCTATTATCGGTTGATGAATGGAAGCATTTTTCTTGTGAGACAGAACCAAATGATTACAATGTAGAAGAACCCTGGTGAGAAGCATGCAAAAGTGCACTGGTTACATAGGTAGTGTTATTTGGAAGCATGAAATTTTAAAAATGGAGGCATATTTATGAAAGTAACACATGGTTTGGTAAGTAACAAGAAGCATGAAAACATGGGAACTCAACACAACTGGTCATGTTATGAAGCATAAAAATTTGATAATGAATAATCAAATAAATCTTGCTAGCAACATGAGAATGCATCTGTGTCGGCAACATTCTAAAAGAAAGGATTTTTCAGTTGATAAATGCAAGCATTTTTAATAATCAACAACTGCATTTGTCTGTGCTTCTTACCTTGGTGCTTCTACATTTTAAGCATTTTCTAAGCGATCAAAACAAAGTGCTTACAATGTAGAAGCACCAAGGTAAGCAGTACAAAAAAATGATGTTGGTTCATTATTATTGATAGGTTGAAGCATGAAAGTTTGaaaaatgaaacaaagaaaattggcACCAATTGTGGAGGCGTTTTTGTGGACGCTCCATATACAAGAAGCAATGGAAGGTTGTTTACTCAACAATTCTCATCTACGTTGGAAGCATTGAAAATTGAAACCGGGATTGACTACAACTGTCTGCCTACATTGGTATGGATGATTGGCGACCTAAATAATCCAACAACCAAATTGTTAAATGAAAAAATAACTAATACATGAACAAAACAATTTAGCAAACAAGGAACATACTCATCAAACAGTACATTACATATAAAATTGCAATTTGCCAATTACAAATCATAAAATTGAGGCCAGCCGATGAAGTGTGATACCTTCTATTCCGAGATTGGGCCCTTCGACAAGGGAGAAAATGCCGCTTGGGAGGGGGGCGCACCACAGCTGCAGCCGGTTCAAACCTACCAAAGCACCAACCACCGAAGAGATGGGGGGCTTGACTCCCTAATGTTAGGAAGGTGCACCTGCGATGTGACCTGAGGGCAGTCCGGTGGCCGCACCGGTGGAGAGCCACCTTGGGGTCGCACCGAGGAGCATGCAACGGATTTGGCGGTGGGGTAGTTGTGTGCTCGACGACGAGGTGACGAGGAATCAAGCGATGTGCGGCGATCGGAGAGTTCGAGGCGATGTGCTTCACGGCGAGCTCAGGGGTGACGAGGAAGCATGCGATGAGCGGCACAATTTGAGAGGTCGGGTCGATGCGCTTCACAGCGAGCTCAGGGGCGGCGCGTGCAAGACAAGATGGCGAGGGTATTTGGGCGAGTAACTAGGGGGGAGGGGGGTACGGGCCATTAAGTTGTTTCTACACCGTGAGATCCGACGAGAATTCATGGTATCAGTCTGTCTGAAGATTTGCTTGGAGTCAGACTACTGATTGGAAGTGTTTCCCTATGTAGTATTCCTACGTGTGTTGCTTGCTTAGGCCATATACAATGCAAGATGCTTAAAAATGGTAGTGCTAAAAAGATGATGTCAGATTTTTTTTAAGGATGGCAAACGTTTTTGTGGCACATCCAGTTAGCGTgagatggcaaatttagtttacgaGCATGGCAATTCCTGGCAAAAAAAATGAAATGAGGAGGATTGGCCATGCTTGCCAACTGAACCTAATTACCATCCGCGACAAACACAAACTGTCATAAAAAATGTTTGATTTGTCATGGTAAAAAAATCTGACGTCAGATTTGAAGTGGCTTACTGAGGTACCTCTATTGTAGAAATAAGCATTGGTCACTCCGGGAAAAACATTGTAAAGGCCCATATATACTCGACACACCGTATGTCGAGTGTAACACTCGGTATCAAGCATTAGGCATACCCCTGACCAGCTCCCCCCGCATCATGACTCCGTCAACTGCATCCGCAAGGAACACGTGGTGAAACTTTTTCGAGTACCATTTGTTTGCCAAGTGTTTTTTCGGGTTTGTGCCAAGTACCACGGTTTTTCCGAGTGCATTACCCAAGGTGCAGGTTGTTGTATGCCGAGTATTTTCTAGATGCCGAGCGTTTTAGGGTGGTGCTTGGCATACTGGCCGCTCGTATGCCGAGTATCCCGTGAAAGAACACTAGACATTCAAGAGGTACGGGAAAATATCTGGTGCACCGGTGCACCGAACTCAAGTCGCACATTTTAAATAtttgaaaaattctagaaaaaaatgAAGCACATTGACACAACATTAATGTAGATTGTCACAAAATTTCAAGTCAAAATTCGAAACACAGCTCctaaaacaaaaatgacaaattcaacactgatagtacataacataagttgggctttagatttggcccattatcacacTGGTGTCAATTTtgtatttcaaaaaatattttaaaTTTTGATACAAAATTTTGTGGCgacatacattgatgttgtgtcaatgtgcttaaatttttttagattttttaaaaTGTTGGTAGCGCCACAAGTGTTGGTGCACCGGATACGTTCCCCCAAGAGGTACTCGTCATAGACCGTTTTTCCTGTAGTGGGTGCTTAAGCAAAAAAGTCAGTTTATTTTTGCAAGCACTTCTATTATAGCTGGATAGTTCCGTGCATGCATGGGCGACCAACATGCACCATGCAGGAGGTGGTGACGCTAGAAAACTGAAATTTATTTTGTCCATGTTTGAACAGGCGTCTGGTTTACAACCCGATTTTCACACAATCAAATTGTTTTGTTTTAGTAAAGCAAAAATACATGAGTAGTGATTGTACTTCTATTCACATGCGTACAAGGTAGCTTCCCTTTTAAGTATCTTGGGCAGTTGGTAACTTGGGATACCTCTGAATGTTGTTCTATTGCATAATAAGGATGGGAGAAGTACTAAAGAGAAGGCAGAGAACAAGAACGCGCATGCTTGGTAATGGAAACAGTACTCCTGTGGGGTAGATTTGTTTTACTAAAATCATGTTTGACAAATGTGCCTTTCAGTATGTTCCCTAGCTATGTTTAAGTGTCTATTTCAAGGAGAAGTTAATTTGGCAGGAAGATGATGTGGGTGAGAACACACCACTTGGTCAATTGGAAGATGGTATGTCAGCCTATAAAGACCAGTGTAGTTTCGGCGTGACTGATTTAGAAGAAATGCTATACAAAGAACAATACAGGGAAGTCTCCAACGACTCACATTGAAGTAATTAAGCAACGGTCATCGTTTATACTAGTAGATTAAACCGGCAAGCTTGATTGCAACAGCTTTTTTTATCTGCTTTGGCTAGCTAAGTCCATACCAAACTGTAAAAAAAAATCTGCAATTAGACTCACCAGCGGAATGCCAGCGCGTTGCCACGTAATAACGAAGAAATTTACACCAAGTGCACTTACATTTGCTGCCTGAATTCCCGCGGGTTGCAACAACCTTTTATATTCGTCTTGACTAGCTAAGTTCACACTGGATTGTAAAAACAATTTCGCAATTAGATTTACTAGCAGAATGCCCATGTGTTTCCATAAAATCATGTACAACTAAGTAGGTGATCTGCACTAACATATTTATCTCATATGCAACTATGACAgctcaacatgcaaccatgcaagGAAAAATGTCCACCTCAACATTTAACAATGCATGTCAAAACAGGCTCAAATATTTTAATTATATTATGATGCATAtattcagggcctgttcggccgctctCCGCGGAGCGGAGCCGGCGGAGCGCCCTTTTAGCAGCTCTGCGTATTATACCTACCAAGCCAATCCGCTCCGGCGCGGAGCCGCGGAGCGGAGGGAGTCCGAACGCGGCCTCAATAAACATTTTATAATTTTACAATAATCATACTTATTTTTGGTTTTATGTCTACTTTTAGTTATAGTTCTTATTTTTTTAATTCAAATATTCATGTTCATATAACCAAATTTTATTGAAATATAGGCTGAATGGCCAGAATGTGCCCGAAACCGGAAGCTCTTCCTACCACTAAATGGCCGGCCCAGGTACTTACTCGGTGCGCATTAACGACAATTCACCGCAGCGAGCAGCAAATAGAAAACGCGAGAAAATTCCGACAAGAAAGCCAACCCTATAACAAAAAAATGCGGACACAAAGACCAACCCAAATACGAGGGAAATTAAAAACAAAAGGCAAGCCCAAGCACCAAGGAGAAGCCTTCGAGACAAGGATAACGTCCACAAATCCTATGCATCGCTCACTGCGAGAGTTAAGGTTCTGATCGCCCACTATGCTAGgacgatgggccggcccattagaacTGAACCGAAGCGGGTGTCACCACTGGTTTTAAGAACCTTCTGGAAGATTCTTGACGGGTTTTGAGAAACTTCTAGAAGGTTTGTGAAACATTTTTCTTTCCTGGTTTTTTTGCAGTTTTCCTATTTTTTGTATTAAGTGTTTTTTTCTGtttgtttatttttctttatttttttcaaaacttacAAATTTAAAAAGATgttcatttttttaaatttgttgtcatattcaaaaactgttcttgtgttcaaaatGTCCAGGGCACTGTAAGAAATGTTCACATTTTTCAAAAAACATTCAAAATTAAAAATGTTCCCTGTTTAAAAATTTGTTCACCTATTCCAAAAATATTCACGTTAAAAATATTCGGATTTCAATTTTATGGTTTTTCCTGTTATTTATTTTTGCTCAAATTCACAAATTTTAGAATTTCTTTCCATTTAAAAAAATTCACTTATTCAACAATATTTTATGTTTTTAAAAATTTGCTAGGAGTTTGAGAAAAATGTTCCCATTTAAAAAAAcacatattcaaaaaatattcGCATTCTCAAGAGTTGTCCGGAGGTTCAAAAATTGTTTttgctttcaaaatttgttcacacatTCAAAAAATTCTCAGGGAATTTCAAATAATGTTCAAGTTTTTGGAAACTTGTTTAGAATTtccaaaaatgttcccattttcaattttacttgtaaATAtgtctgtgcgttgcaacgggagaaatatCCCACAACACATATGTCAGTGAACCATGCTAGTCATGCTTAAAACTTAAACAACTAATCTCATCTAGAAGAAATTTCCTCTTTTATAATTATATCTACAAGCTACTCCGTACTGAGCAAACGTATGATGGAATGGGTGAAGAATTTTTCTCCTTTTATAATTATATCTGCAAGCTACCCAGGCATTCACGTGAATAATTGCATTTGAAAAAATAGGGACTAAAGCAGCTAAATATGAATGTTTTCATGAAATCATTTGAACCTAACTTTTACTTAAGTTCCTTTTCAAATTCCTTTCAAACCTTTTCTAAAATCCCACAGCTTTTCTACTTCAATATAGACCTTCAAACCTTTCCCTTAATTATTTCTGCATTTATCAAAGCTCCACcaaaaaatatcaacatttttgGAAATTGAAATGAGTCTGAATTCAACTCTTCCAAAGTGGGTGTAACTTTTTTATTTGGGCTAAGTATAAATCTAGACTCCATGTAAAAAGGTTCAACATTTTCTAAAATCTCTCGCTATTTGTTTTCTTCTCTTTTCCCTCTCTCTAATTTCCTTTTTTAAGTAAAATGGGAAATGGAAataaaagagaagagagagagagcacaACAACAGCACATGGGTCTAAGGCCTAAGGCCCAGGTCTGCCTCCTCCTATAGCGCCCCGATCCCCCTTCTCTCAACCTCTCTCGCTCGCTCCCACGTTCGCCGACACCCAGAGATGCTCACACACGCAGCGCCCAACCCCACGTGATCCCCTCTCCCTCACCGTCTCCTTCCTTTTCCCTGGTGCTCGACCCCCCTGCCGCCGTCAGCCATTTAATCCGACCGCATGGCTTGGCCGCCTCCTGCCCAAGCACCTCTCGCTCCTCTGCCGTCGTGGCTCCACTCTGGCACCGCTCCTCGCCCCCAACTCTTGTCCTCACCGCTAGATCGCCTGGATCCGACCGCCTGATGTCCGCCATAGTGTGCGGTGGCTCAGTTGCTCGCTAGATCTGGCGGCGATGATTGGAGATGTTGCTTCACGTTCGTCGGTCGGTCGCGTGTGGGGCTCCTGGCGGCCAACATGTGCATGCTGGGGTAGCCTATGAGGCGGGCCTATGGCGGAGGCGATCTGG
This window harbors:
- the LOC119359139 gene encoding tyrosine N-monooxygenase-like, with amino-acid sequence MGIHLLSSCQGASATARVSIHLPHDPRRLVLRPKSKIACSRSGIVGASAPALPPGPVPWPVVGNLPEMLLSKPAFRWIHRMMEDMGTDITCVRLGSVHVIAITCPSIAREVLRTQDANFASRPLTFASGTISGGYKDAVLSPFGDQWKKMRRVLTSEIVCPSRHRWLHDRRADEADNLSRYVHTLATGSASGVDVRHVARHYCGNVIRRLAFGRRYFGEPRPDGGPGLMEEEHMDAVFTSLGLLFAFCVSDYLPWLRGLDLDGHEKVVKEANATVNRLHDTVIDERWRQWKSGERRELDDFLDVLITLKDAQGKPALTIEEVKAHSMDIILAATDNPSNAVEWALAEMANAPEVMAKAVEEMDRVVGRERLVQESDIPQLNYAKACIREAFRLHPVAPFNLPHIALDDTTVAGYHVPKGSHVILSRIGLGRNPVIWEEPLLFKPERHINMAEGGDVVLTENELRFISFSTGRRGCIASSLGTDMCMMLFGRLIQGFTWSKPQGVAAIDLSESEHDLFLTKPLVLHAEPRLPVHLYSATGI